In Candidatus Dadabacteria bacterium, a single window of DNA contains:
- a CDS encoding thioredoxin domain-containing protein has translation MSNRLKNEKSPYLLQHAENPVDWYPWGEEAFERAWELGRPIFLSIGYSTCHWCHVMERESFEDAEVAGLMNENFVSIKVDRDERPDIDNIYMTVCHVISRKGCGWPLNIVMTPEGKPFFAGTYIPRENRYGRVGMKELVPAIKELWENKREEVLESARQITDAVCSLGDSLRRVGTSLLNEKTLDQAYSYFLSTFDPDEGGFGKAPKFPTPHNLMFLMRHYARTGKDASLRMVERTLLAMGRGGIYDHVGFGFHRYSTDSRWLVPHFEKMLYDQALLAITYTEAWQITKNPFYEKKAREILEYLIRDMTSPEGGIYSAEDADSEGEEGKFYLWTVGELEELVGAEDAELLSDVYNLSRDGNFRDEATGEQSDRNIFHLKEPLADTAARHGIPVEALERKLEGLRDKLFACREKRVHPYKDDKILTDWNGIAVAALSKAAAFGEKRYSDAARGSIEFIMRNLFREGRLLHRYREGEAGIMASVDDYAFFIWGLLEYYESVFDEKYLALAISLCRDQFEHFWDEEFAGFFFTADDSEDLITRQKEIYDGALPSGNSVSIFNILKIARLTADPELEEKAARMAAAFSSQISRHPASFSMHMNSLDFMLGPSFEIVIAGDRDSPETRRFLDILSDEFLPNKVVMVKDEANETEISRIAPYTRGHSPLNGKTAAYVCSNYGCRLPTGDPVRMLELIREAEKR, from the coding sequence GTGTCAAACAGACTTAAAAACGAAAAGAGTCCCTATCTTCTCCAGCACGCGGAGAACCCGGTTGACTGGTATCCGTGGGGGGAGGAGGCGTTCGAGAGAGCCTGGGAACTGGGGAGGCCGATATTTCTTTCCATAGGATACTCGACCTGTCACTGGTGCCACGTGATGGAGCGCGAATCCTTTGAGGACGCAGAGGTGGCGGGGCTCATGAACGAGAATTTCGTCTCGATCAAGGTCGACAGGGATGAGCGTCCCGACATTGACAATATCTACATGACTGTCTGTCACGTGATTTCAAGGAAAGGCTGCGGCTGGCCTCTTAACATAGTCATGACGCCCGAGGGGAAACCTTTTTTCGCCGGAACCTATATACCCAGGGAGAACCGTTACGGCAGAGTCGGAATGAAGGAGCTTGTGCCGGCGATAAAGGAACTCTGGGAGAACAAGAGGGAAGAGGTTCTGGAATCGGCCCGGCAGATAACCGACGCTGTCTGCAGCTTGGGGGATTCTCTCCGGAGAGTAGGCACTTCCCTGCTTAACGAGAAGACTCTTGATCAGGCCTACAGTTACTTTCTTTCGACTTTCGACCCCGATGAAGGCGGCTTCGGGAAAGCTCCGAAATTTCCGACTCCCCACAACCTGATGTTTCTGATGAGGCATTACGCACGCACAGGGAAAGATGCTTCCTTGAGGATGGTTGAGAGGACGCTTCTTGCTATGGGAAGGGGCGGCATATACGACCATGTGGGCTTCGGTTTTCACAGGTACTCGACCGATTCGCGATGGCTTGTCCCCCATTTCGAGAAGATGCTCTATGACCAGGCCCTTTTGGCGATCACTTACACAGAAGCGTGGCAGATCACGAAAAACCCGTTTTACGAAAAAAAAGCGAGGGAGATACTCGAATACCTGATTCGGGACATGACATCTCCCGAAGGAGGTATTTACTCGGCCGAAGACGCGGACAGCGAAGGGGAGGAAGGCAAGTTCTATCTTTGGACCGTGGGGGAGCTGGAGGAACTTGTGGGAGCGGAGGACGCGGAGCTTCTTTCGGACGTCTACAATCTCTCTCGCGACGGAAATTTCAGGGACGAGGCAACGGGAGAGCAAAGCGACAGGAACATATTTCACCTGAAAGAACCCCTGGCTGACACTGCTGCACGGCACGGTATCCCGGTCGAAGCGCTTGAGAGGAAACTTGAAGGTCTGCGGGATAAGCTTTTTGCTTGTAGGGAAAAAAGAGTTCATCCCTATAAAGACGACAAGATACTCACGGACTGGAACGGAATAGCGGTAGCGGCGCTCTCAAAAGCGGCGGCTTTCGGAGAGAAGAGATATTCTGATGCGGCTCGGGGCTCGATAGAATTCATAATGCGGAACCTTTTCCGCGAGGGAAGGCTTCTTCACCGCTACCGCGAGGGCGAAGCGGGCATAATGGCAAGCGTTGATGATTACGCCTTTTTTATATGGGGACTTCTTGAATACTACGAAAGCGTTTTCGATGAAAAATATCTCGCTTTGGCTATTTCTCTCTGCCGGGATCAGTTCGAACATTTCTGGGATGAGGAGTTCGCGGGTTTTTTCTTCACGGCCGATGACAGCGAAGATCTGATAACCAGGCAGAAGGAAATTTATGACGGAGCGCTTCCGTCCGGAAACTCGGTTTCAATATTTAACATCCTGAAAATAGCGAGGCTGACCGCCGACCCCGAGCTTGAAGAGAAGGCGGCCCGGATGGCCGCGGCTTTCTCCTCTCAGATCTCAAGACACCCGGCTTCTTTTTCGATGCACATGAACTCTCTTGATTTCATGCTGGGTCCTTCTTTCGAGATAGTCATAGCCGGGGACAGAGATTCCCCCGAGACCCGCCGGTTTCTCGACATCCTCTCGGACGAGTTCCTGCCGAACAAGGTTGTCATGGTTAAGGACGAGGCGAACGAAACAGAGATTTCGAGGATCGCCCCCTATACGCGGGGCCATAGCCCCCTTAACGGAAAAACCGCGGCGTACGTGTGCTCGAATTACGGGTGCCGGCTTCCGACGGGCGACCCGGTGCGGATGCTCGAGCTTATAAGAGAGGCGGAAAAACGGTGA
- a CDS encoding NUDIX domain-containing protein → MRKPVQKAGVVAYRENSLGEIEVILVSSRKLDDSWVFPAGGVDYGETPAEAAERECLEESGYRVEIEQPLDIMVIEGGKRHVLYTFFRARAIEDTGDYERDRKRKWCGIDDLPDTVAYLFREVAESFQKNILGSQSRS, encoded by the coding sequence ATGCGTAAACCCGTACAAAAGGCAGGCGTCGTCGCTTACAGGGAAAACAGCCTCGGGGAAATTGAAGTCATCCTAGTGAGCTCAAGAAAGCTCGATGATTCATGGGTCTTCCCCGCCGGGGGAGTCGATTACGGCGAGACTCCCGCTGAGGCGGCAGAGAGGGAATGTCTAGAGGAAAGCGGATACAGGGTGGAAATAGAGCAGCCTCTCGACATAATGGTCATTGAAGGAGGAAAAAGACACGTTCTCTACACTTTTTTCCGCGCCAGGGCCATCGAGGATACGGGGGATTACGAAAGGGACAGAAAAAGAAAATGGTGCGGGATTGACGACCTTCCCGACACGGTCGCCTACCTGTTTCGGGAAGTCGCGGAGAGTTTTCAGAAAAATATCCTGGGCTCCCAGTCCCGGAGCTGA